The following are encoded in a window of Streptomyces griseiscabiei genomic DNA:
- a CDS encoding helix-turn-helix transcriptional regulator, whose product MAQNIVYAPFVGRNAEMARLRDVVDRAGRGEPRAVLVAGDAGVGKSRTLTEAAAYATARGTVVFTGHCVDLGDVGLPYLPFTEILGALAADDRFAPLLEAHPAAARLLGGGADGGDRLQLFEGVAALLTDLTATTPALLVLEDLHWADQSSRDLLRFLLSRGVLQRPTPGTPVHRLAVFASYRADDLHRRHPLRPLLAELVRLPAVERLELRPMPDQEVARLVRSLRAEPLPEATVGRIVERAEGNAFYAEELLAATADEPEAVLPSGLADVLLIRIEQLPPAAQQVLRTAAVAGRRVGHDLLREAVQLSDDELESALREAVGRQLLVPGRESTYEFRHALTREAVYADLLPGERVRLHGVFAKLLARRGRAAESAERAHHSRESHDLADALTASVEAADHAHGIGAPAEELRHLEGALDLWSSVECGARPRDLDTVTLTLRASSAAARAGENHRAVSLSRSALAGASPDADSELAARVRYTLAGDLMRVDSLQAAFRYSSEALAMIPAEPPSRTWVWAAATHVMAARYVGEDEEAGRVARQALGVAGRLALADAEADLTISVVGLDPGSNRRSREGRARLKDARELARRAGNVPVEMRALFNLAVGCFESGDLDDCLGWLSEGLERAGSTGLLSSPYPVEMRYLHSLCLYTLGRWDECVRSAADADRLPATAGYAVGPALYVALARGDESAVERARALLDGPYDFMAALVAGITLTEAAVLRHDPEGAVAQFRTSVAVLTEQAGARPDATVRLAALTLGAVADAVAERRSAGDETGVRHWVPTGEELVEAARITAAEGEDGGRQGPEGLAWLARAEAEWTRMTTGPDVRAWRRAVDAFAFGDPYERARCRLRLAEALLGAGAREEAGAEARAVGEAADRLGAVALRADLDALVRRGRLAEASAAGDLPALTARESDVLRLLALGRTNRQIGDELFITGKTASVHVSNILAKLGAASRTEAVAIAYREGLITAG is encoded by the coding sequence GTGGCTCAGAACATCGTTTACGCGCCGTTCGTCGGGCGAAATGCCGAGATGGCTCGGCTGAGAGACGTGGTGGACCGGGCAGGCCGCGGAGAACCGCGGGCCGTACTGGTGGCAGGCGACGCGGGGGTCGGAAAGAGCCGCACGCTGACGGAGGCCGCGGCGTACGCGACCGCCAGGGGGACCGTCGTCTTCACCGGGCACTGCGTGGACCTAGGCGACGTAGGTCTGCCCTATCTCCCGTTCACCGAGATCCTCGGCGCCCTCGCCGCGGACGACCGGTTCGCACCGCTGCTGGAGGCCCACCCCGCCGCGGCCCGCCTCCTCGGCGGCGGAGCCGACGGCGGCGACCGGCTCCAGCTCTTCGAGGGCGTCGCCGCGCTGCTGACCGACCTCACCGCGACGACTCCCGCCCTGCTCGTGCTGGAGGACCTGCACTGGGCCGACCAGTCCTCACGGGACCTGCTGCGTTTCCTGCTCAGCCGGGGCGTCCTCCAGCGCCCCACCCCCGGCACCCCCGTCCACCGCCTCGCCGTCTTCGCCTCGTACCGCGCCGACGACCTGCACCGCCGCCACCCCCTGCGCCCCCTGCTCGCCGAGCTGGTGCGGCTGCCCGCCGTGGAACGGCTGGAGCTGCGGCCGATGCCGGACCAGGAGGTCGCCCGGCTGGTGCGTTCGCTGCGTGCCGAGCCGCTGCCCGAGGCCACGGTCGGCCGGATCGTCGAACGGGCCGAGGGCAACGCCTTCTACGCGGAGGAACTGCTGGCGGCGACCGCGGACGAGCCGGAGGCGGTCCTGCCGAGCGGGCTGGCCGACGTCCTGCTGATCCGGATCGAGCAACTGCCCCCCGCCGCCCAGCAGGTGCTGCGCACGGCGGCCGTGGCGGGCCGCCGGGTCGGGCACGACCTGCTGCGGGAGGCCGTGCAACTCTCCGACGACGAGCTGGAGTCCGCGCTGCGGGAGGCGGTCGGCCGCCAACTGCTGGTGCCGGGCCGGGAGTCGACGTACGAGTTCCGGCACGCCCTCACCCGGGAAGCGGTCTACGCGGATCTGCTGCCGGGCGAACGGGTGCGCCTGCACGGGGTGTTCGCGAAGCTGCTGGCCCGCCGGGGCCGGGCGGCGGAGAGCGCCGAGCGGGCGCACCACTCGCGTGAGAGCCATGACCTCGCCGACGCGCTGACCGCGTCCGTGGAGGCCGCCGACCACGCGCACGGGATCGGCGCGCCCGCCGAGGAGTTGCGGCATCTGGAGGGCGCCCTCGATCTGTGGTCGTCCGTGGAGTGCGGGGCCCGGCCCCGGGACCTCGACACGGTCACCCTCACCCTGCGGGCCTCGTCCGCCGCCGCGCGCGCCGGGGAGAACCACCGCGCGGTCTCGCTCTCCCGCTCGGCGCTCGCCGGAGCGAGCCCGGACGCCGACTCCGAACTCGCCGCCCGGGTGCGCTACACCCTCGCCGGTGACCTGATGCGCGTGGACAGCCTGCAGGCCGCGTTCCGGTACAGCAGCGAGGCGCTGGCGATGATCCCCGCCGAACCCCCGTCCCGTACCTGGGTGTGGGCGGCGGCGACCCATGTGATGGCGGCGCGGTACGTGGGGGAGGACGAGGAGGCCGGGCGGGTCGCGCGACAGGCGCTGGGCGTCGCCGGGCGGCTCGCGCTGGCCGACGCGGAGGCCGACCTGACCATCTCCGTCGTCGGTCTCGACCCCGGGAGCAACCGGCGCTCCCGGGAGGGCCGGGCCCGGCTGAAGGACGCCCGGGAACTGGCCCGGCGGGCGGGCAACGTCCCGGTGGAGATGCGCGCCCTGTTCAACCTCGCCGTCGGCTGCTTCGAGTCCGGCGACCTGGACGACTGCCTCGGCTGGCTCTCCGAGGGGCTGGAGCGGGCGGGCAGCACCGGGCTGCTCTCCTCCCCGTACCCGGTGGAGATGCGCTACCTCCACTCCCTGTGCCTGTACACGCTGGGCCGCTGGGACGAGTGCGTCCGTTCGGCCGCCGACGCCGACCGGCTGCCCGCGACCGCCGGTTACGCGGTCGGCCCCGCCCTGTACGTCGCCCTCGCACGCGGCGACGAGAGCGCGGTGGAGAGGGCGCGGGCGCTCCTGGACGGGCCGTACGACTTCATGGCCGCCCTCGTCGCGGGGATCACCCTCACCGAGGCGGCCGTCCTGCGGCACGACCCGGAGGGCGCCGTCGCACAGTTCCGTACGAGTGTCGCCGTCCTCACCGAGCAGGCCGGGGCGCGGCCCGACGCGACCGTACGGCTCGCCGCGCTCACCCTCGGGGCCGTCGCGGACGCGGTGGCGGAGCGGCGGTCGGCCGGGGACGAGACGGGGGTACGGCACTGGGTCCCCACGGGCGAGGAGCTGGTGGAGGCCGCGCGGATCACCGCGGCCGAGGGGGAGGACGGGGGCCGGCAGGGTCCGGAGGGGCTGGCCTGGCTGGCGCGGGCCGAGGCCGAGTGGACGCGGATGACGACCGGCCCCGATGTGCGGGCCTGGCGCAGGGCGGTGGACGCGTTCGCGTTCGGTGATCCGTACGAGCGGGCGCGGTGCCGGCTGCGACTGGCGGAGGCGCTGCTGGGCGCGGGCGCGCGGGAGGAGGCCGGGGCCGAGGCGCGGGCGGTGGGGGAGGCCGCCGACCGGCTGGGGGCGGTGGCGCTGCGCGCCGACCTGGACGCGCTGGTCCGTCGGGGACGGCTCGCGGAGGCGTCGGCGGCCGGGGACCTGCCCGCGCTCACCGCGCGGGAGAGCGATGTCCTGCGGCTGCTCGCCCTCGGGCGCACCAACCGGCAGATCGGCGACGAACTGTTCATCACCGGGAAGACGGCGAGCGTCCACGTGTCCAACATCCTGGCCAAGCTCGGGGCGGCGAGCCGTACGGAGGCGGTGGCCATCGCGTACCGGGAGGGGCTGATCACGGCGGGCTGA
- a CDS encoding serine/threonine-protein kinase — protein MNNATEVFQPLQSDDPSQVAGYRLAARLGAGGMGRVYLSHTQGGRPVAIKVVRPELADDPAFRRRFGREIKAARRVRGAYTAELIDADADGVPPWLATLYVPGPSLAEAVGRRGPLPVPAVLWLMAGVAEALQAIHDEGIVHRDLKPSNVLLAADGPRVIDFGISVAADLTSHTATGTAVGTPQFMAPEQATGGDVTTATDVFALGQTAAFAALGEPLYGDGPSVGVLYRIVHSAPDLSLLPERLRPMMARCLAVDPARRPGPAEIVAWCRDQLGPDTGTGGGPAVWREVTGPEVPVPPPAASQRPTVAHPVPPLSPTRSFGPHGPLVLHGPMTVTGPHGPARPEGPQQRRARRRRTALITAVAVVGGSLLLSGLVWTVAQGVDRIRDRVTTSSSSSSSSSSAKETEESRGTKESEGTTGSQGADSGTSEASGSSPTGSAEPRGIANPLVFLNQKNSLDIRAPLYKNVRDDRKGDIRFTCAQDSCALESEKSVLTMLYAEPGATLESCRIALTGATSHRFPLAAAAAGSELCFKTPAGDIALFVVQVKSTALPDSGVSFVNGDMTVWPTD, from the coding sequence TTGAACAACGCGACCGAGGTGTTCCAGCCGCTCCAGTCGGACGACCCGTCACAGGTGGCGGGCTACCGTCTCGCCGCCCGGCTCGGGGCGGGTGGCATGGGCCGGGTCTATCTGTCGCACACACAGGGCGGCAGACCGGTGGCGATCAAGGTGGTCCGCCCGGAGCTGGCCGACGATCCGGCCTTCCGGCGGCGGTTCGGCCGGGAGATCAAGGCGGCCCGGCGGGTCCGGGGCGCGTACACCGCCGAGCTGATCGACGCCGACGCGGACGGCGTACCGCCCTGGCTGGCCACGCTCTACGTGCCCGGCCCCTCCCTGGCGGAGGCCGTCGGCAGACGCGGCCCGCTGCCGGTGCCCGCCGTGCTCTGGCTGATGGCGGGGGTGGCCGAGGCGCTGCAGGCCATCCACGACGAGGGCATCGTGCACCGCGACCTGAAGCCGTCGAACGTGCTGCTGGCCGCCGACGGGCCCCGGGTGATCGACTTCGGTATCTCGGTGGCCGCCGACCTCACCTCGCACACGGCCACCGGCACCGCGGTCGGCACCCCCCAGTTCATGGCCCCCGAACAGGCGACCGGGGGTGACGTCACGACGGCGACCGATGTCTTCGCGCTGGGGCAGACGGCGGCGTTCGCGGCGCTCGGCGAACCGCTGTACGGCGACGGGCCCTCGGTCGGCGTGCTGTACCGGATCGTGCACTCGGCCCCCGACCTCTCCCTGCTGCCGGAGCGGCTCCGCCCGATGATGGCCCGGTGTCTCGCCGTCGACCCGGCGCGGCGGCCCGGCCCGGCGGAGATCGTCGCGTGGTGCCGTGACCAGCTGGGCCCGGACACCGGGACGGGCGGCGGCCCGGCCGTCTGGCGTGAGGTCACGGGCCCGGAGGTCCCGGTACCGCCCCCGGCGGCGTCCCAACGGCCCACCGTCGCCCACCCGGTGCCGCCGCTGTCGCCGACCCGGTCCTTCGGTCCGCACGGGCCGCTGGTGCTGCACGGGCCCATGACGGTGACGGGTCCGCACGGGCCCGCGAGACCGGAGGGGCCTCAGCAGCGGCGCGCCCGACGCCGCCGGACCGCGCTGATCACGGCCGTGGCCGTCGTCGGCGGCTCCCTGCTGCTGTCGGGCCTGGTCTGGACGGTCGCGCAGGGGGTGGACCGGATCCGCGACCGGGTGACGACCTCCTCGTCGTCCTCGTCCTCGTCCTCGTCGGCCAAGGAAACCGAGGAATCCCGAGGAACCAAGGAATCCGAGGGGACCACGGGATCTCAGGGGGCCGACAGCGGCACGTCCGAGGCGTCCGGCTCCTCCCCGACCGGGTCCGCCGAGCCCCGCGGCATCGCCAACCCTCTGGTGTTCCTGAACCAGAAGAACTCCCTCGACATCAGGGCACCGCTCTACAAGAACGTCCGTGACGACCGCAAGGGCGACATCCGCTTCACCTGCGCGCAGGACAGCTGCGCTCTGGAGAGCGAGAAGAGCGTGCTCACCATGCTGTACGCCGAGCCGGGCGCCACGCTCGAATCGTGCCGCATCGCCCTCACCGGGGCCACGAGCCACCGCTTCCCGCTGGCCGCGGCGGCGGCCGGCAGCGAGCTGTGCTTCAAGACCCCCGCCGGGGACATCGCCCTGTTCGTGGTCCAGGTGAAGTCCACCGCGCTGCCGGACAGCGGCGTCAGCTTCGTCAACGGCGACATGACGGTCTGGCCGACGGACTAG
- a CDS encoding PucR family transcriptional regulator has protein sequence MYEGSPGVRDNARVTPESPSPHPVGAYQDLVDEISGLLGAPATLENRDFELIAFGAYDSEGDLDPSALDPVRTRSILTRRSTAAVREWFEGFGITRATAPVRIPPTPEAGVLRGRVCLPVRHRGVVLGYVWLLDGDPGPTHAQLEAAMAVASRIGALLADEAQAGADLTRELRAVLTAERDWEHDMAVAELRAALGPRADGVHTMVCVAPWPSADPDDAPSFRTVPGATALCTVPWGAAGQGLALLVRLRSADVPAPALTAAARLLERAGAHAAAGVSGARAGLSELGTDWREASAAARAALAEPRLGPVAQWRSIGPYRLLTALPRDTPQDPSVRALLAPAHRELARTAEAFLDHAGRAGHTAAELGIHRQTLYYRLSRVEALTGLRLTDGEDRLLLHMALKGARL, from the coding sequence ATGTATGAAGGATCCCCGGGAGTACGCGACAATGCCCGGGTGACGCCCGAAAGCCCCTCGCCCCACCCCGTGGGTGCCTACCAGGACCTCGTCGACGAGATCTCCGGGCTGCTCGGCGCCCCGGCGACGCTGGAGAACCGCGACTTCGAGCTGATCGCCTTCGGCGCGTACGACAGCGAGGGCGATCTCGATCCGTCGGCCCTGGACCCGGTCCGCACCCGCTCGATCCTGACCCGCCGCTCGACGGCGGCGGTCCGGGAGTGGTTCGAGGGCTTCGGCATCACCCGGGCGACGGCCCCGGTCCGTATCCCGCCGACCCCGGAGGCCGGGGTGCTCCGGGGCCGCGTCTGCCTCCCCGTACGCCACCGGGGTGTCGTCCTCGGCTACGTCTGGCTCCTGGACGGCGACCCGGGCCCGACCCACGCCCAGCTGGAAGCCGCGATGGCGGTCGCCTCCCGGATCGGCGCCCTCCTCGCGGACGAGGCCCAGGCCGGCGCGGACCTCACCCGCGAGCTGCGCGCGGTGCTCACCGCGGAGCGCGACTGGGAGCACGACATGGCGGTGGCGGAGCTGCGCGCGGCCCTCGGCCCCCGCGCCGACGGCGTCCACACGATGGTGTGCGTCGCCCCCTGGCCGTCCGCCGACCCGGACGACGCCCCGTCGTTCCGTACGGTGCCGGGGGCGACCGCGCTGTGCACGGTGCCGTGGGGTGCGGCGGGCCAGGGCCTGGCCCTGCTGGTGCGGCTCCGCTCGGCGGACGTTCCTGCCCCGGCGCTCACGGCGGCGGCCCGGCTCCTGGAGCGCGCGGGCGCGCACGCGGCGGCGGGTGTCTCGGGCGCTCGCGCCGGGCTCTCCGAACTGGGCACCGACTGGCGGGAGGCCTCGGCGGCGGCCCGCGCGGCGCTGGCGGAGCCACGGCTCGGCCCGGTCGCCCAGTGGCGTTCCATCGGCCCGTACCGCCTGCTCACCGCGCTCCCCCGCGACACCCCGCAGGACCCGTCCGTCCGCGCCCTCCTGGCCCCCGCCCACCGCGAACTCGCCCGCACCGCCGAGGCGTTCCTCGACCACGCGGGCCGGGCGGGGCACACCGCCGCCGAGCTGGGTATCCACCGTCAGACGCTCTACTACCGCCTCTCCCGCGTCGAAGCGCTCACCGGGCTGCGCCTGACGGACGGCGAGGACCGGCTGCTGCTGCACATGGCGCTCAAGGGAGCGCGGCTCTGA
- a CDS encoding proline dehydrogenase family protein — protein sequence MLGPVILAASRSDRMRRLISAAPVTKQVVDRFIPGERVDDIVPVVRDLTGRGLEVTLDVVGEDITRPEQAAAARDAYLELIDRLKELELGERAEMSVKLSLFGQALERGHELALANVRPVVEAAAAIGTTVTLDAEDHTTLDSMFAIHDELRRDFPQTGCVIQAYLFRTEADARRLAENGSRVRLVKGAYKEPVSVAFQQKAEIDKAYVRVLKILMDGEGYPMIGSHDPRLISIAQELARRAGRKPDEYEFQMLYGIRGDEHLRLAAEGHRMRVYTAYGTDWYGYFMRRLAEKPANLRFFARSMVSKG from the coding sequence GTGCTGGGTCCCGTGATTCTCGCCGCGTCGCGCAGCGACCGGATGCGACGCCTGATCTCGGCGGCGCCCGTCACCAAGCAGGTCGTCGACCGCTTCATCCCCGGTGAACGGGTCGACGACATCGTCCCGGTCGTCCGGGACCTCACGGGCAGGGGCCTGGAGGTGACGCTGGACGTCGTCGGCGAGGACATCACCCGTCCGGAGCAGGCCGCCGCCGCCCGTGACGCCTATCTGGAGCTGATCGACCGGCTGAAGGAACTGGAGCTGGGCGAGCGCGCCGAGATGTCGGTCAAGCTCTCCCTCTTCGGCCAGGCGCTGGAGCGCGGTCACGAGCTGGCCCTCGCCAACGTCCGCCCGGTCGTCGAGGCCGCCGCGGCGATCGGGACCACGGTCACGCTCGACGCCGAGGACCACACCACCCTCGACTCGATGTTCGCCATCCACGACGAGCTGCGCCGGGACTTCCCGCAGACGGGGTGCGTCATCCAGGCCTACCTGTTCCGCACCGAGGCCGACGCCCGCCGCCTCGCCGAGAACGGCAGCCGGGTGCGGCTGGTCAAGGGCGCCTACAAGGAGCCCGTCTCCGTCGCCTTCCAGCAGAAGGCCGAGATCGACAAGGCGTACGTCCGCGTCCTGAAGATCCTGATGGACGGGGAGGGGTACCCGATGATCGGGTCCCACGACCCGCGCCTGATCTCCATCGCCCAGGAACTCGCCCGCCGGGCCGGGCGCAAGCCCGACGAGTACGAGTTCCAGATGCTGTACGGCATCCGCGGCGACGAGCATCTGCGGCTCGCCGCCGAGGGACACCGGATGCGGGTCTACACCGCGTACGGCACCGACTGGTACGGCTATTTCATGCGCCGCCTCGCGGAGAAGCCGGCGAACCTGCGCTTCTTCGCCCGCTCGATGGTCAGCAAGGGCTGA
- the pruA gene encoding L-glutamate gamma-semialdehyde dehydrogenase, whose protein sequence is MDAVTQVPTPVNEPVHGYAPGSPERARLEARLKELAENPVELPMTIGGEKRMGGGDRFDVVQPHNHKARLGTYANATRQDARDAIDAALAAAPAWRAMSFDDRAAIILRAAELLAGPWRETLAASTMLGQSKTAQQAEIDCPCELVDFWRFNVKYARDLLAEQPPANSPGVWNRLDHRPLEGFVYAITPFNFSAIAGNLPTAPALMGNVVVWKPSPTQTHAAVLLMRLLEEAGLPKGVINLVTGDGIEVSEVALEHRDLAGIHFTGSTKTFQYLWKTVGANIEKYRSYPRLVGETGGKDFVVAHPSADRAVLKTALTRGAFEYQGQKCSATSRAYIPASIWNSGFKEEFAAEVDYLTMGDVTDLANFVGAVIDERAFAKNKAAIDRAKADPTCTIVAGGSYDDSVGYFVRPTVVECTDPANEVFTTEYFGPFLAVHVYEDDEYDAMLAQMESVSDYALTGAVISGDRAAAAYTMEKLRYAAGNFYINDKSTGAVVGQQPFGGGRASGTNDKAGAPQNLMRWTLTRAIKETLVAPTDYTYPHMG, encoded by the coding sequence ATGGACGCTGTGACCCAGGTCCCCACCCCCGTCAACGAGCCGGTGCACGGCTACGCCCCCGGCTCGCCCGAGCGGGCCCGGCTGGAGGCCAGGCTGAAGGAGCTGGCCGAGAACCCGGTCGAGCTGCCGATGACCATCGGCGGGGAGAAGCGGATGGGCGGCGGCGACCGCTTCGACGTCGTCCAGCCGCACAACCACAAGGCCCGCCTCGGCACCTACGCCAACGCCACCCGGCAGGACGCCCGGGACGCCATCGACGCGGCCCTCGCCGCCGCGCCCGCCTGGCGCGCGATGTCCTTCGACGACCGCGCCGCGATCATCCTGCGCGCCGCCGAACTGCTCGCCGGCCCCTGGCGCGAGACGCTGGCCGCCTCCACCATGCTGGGCCAGTCGAAGACCGCCCAGCAGGCCGAGATCGACTGCCCCTGCGAACTGGTCGACTTCTGGCGCTTCAACGTCAAGTACGCCCGTGACCTGCTCGCCGAGCAGCCGCCGGCGAACTCCCCGGGCGTCTGGAACCGCCTCGACCACCGCCCCCTCGAAGGCTTCGTCTACGCGATCACGCCCTTCAACTTCAGCGCGATCGCGGGCAATCTGCCGACCGCCCCGGCCCTGATGGGCAATGTCGTCGTCTGGAAGCCGTCGCCGACCCAGACCCACGCCGCCGTGCTGCTGATGCGGCTGCTGGAGGAGGCGGGGCTGCCCAAGGGCGTCATCAACCTCGTCACCGGCGACGGCATCGAGGTCTCCGAGGTCGCCCTCGAACACCGTGACCTCGCCGGCATCCACTTCACCGGCTCGACCAAGACCTTCCAGTACCTGTGGAAGACGGTCGGCGCGAACATCGAGAAGTACCGCTCCTACCCGCGCCTGGTCGGCGAGACCGGCGGCAAGGACTTCGTGGTCGCCCACCCGAGCGCCGACCGCGCGGTGCTCAAGACCGCGCTCACCCGGGGCGCCTTCGAGTACCAGGGCCAGAAGTGCAGCGCGACCTCCCGGGCGTACATCCCGGCGTCGATCTGGAACTCCGGCTTCAAGGAGGAGTTCGCCGCCGAGGTCGACTACCTGACCATGGGCGATGTCACCGACCTCGCCAACTTCGTCGGCGCCGTCATCGACGAGCGCGCCTTCGCCAAGAACAAGGCGGCCATCGACCGCGCCAAGGCCGACCCGACCTGCACGATCGTCGCGGGCGGCTCCTACGACGACTCGGTCGGCTACTTCGTCCGCCCGACCGTCGTGGAGTGCACCGACCCGGCCAACGAGGTCTTCACCACCGAGTACTTCGGCCCGTTCCTCGCCGTGCACGTGTACGAGGACGACGAGTACGACGCCATGCTGGCCCAGATGGAGTCGGTCTCCGACTACGCCCTGACCGGCGCGGTCATCTCCGGGGACCGCGCGGCGGCGGCGTACACGATGGAGAAGCTGCGCTACGCGGCCGGCAACTTCTACATCAACGACAAGTCCACCGGTGCGGTCGTCGGGCAGCAGCCCTTCGGCGGCGGGCGGGCCTCCGGCACCAACGACAAGGCCGGGGCCCCGCAGAACCTGATGCGCTGGACCCTGACCCGCGCGATCAAGGAGACCCTGGTGGCGCCGACGGACTACACGTACCCGCACATGGGCTGA
- a CDS encoding purple acid phosphatase family protein, translated as MDIPDFGIPPQLARRMSMAEQHEYLRTKLTRRRTLVTAGSLAAGGLLTGCGGSGSSASPNATTSSSSSPSPATSGLPGSAVTPFGRHLAFGGDPKTQMRISWQVPLAVRKPYLRVGLKPEELTRRIEAEVRALHTPGVEGVRLELEQYYLHAALDGLRPGTTYYYGVGHEGFDPASPERRSTIGSFRTAPAAPGTFVFTAFGDQGVGKAAAANDNLIVRQKPAFHLHAGDICYANGNGKGVESDGYDPAFWDLFLKQNESVARSVPWMVTTGNHDMEAWYSPDGYGGQLARWSLPDNGFDPRSSPGVYAFTYGNVGFVALDANDVSYEIPANFGYSGGRQTAWLDRKLGELRAAKGVDFIVVFFHHCAYSTSAHASDGGVRDTWLPLFTKHQVDLVVNGHNHVYERTDAVKDGEVGRAVPIGASTDPTRDGIVYVTAGGGGRDLYGFPSGVKESYEGHVTRHDAVETFEWTKSRRSKAETVEWSRVRYRGFSLLSVEVESGARPVLKVSALAQDGERVDHFEVRRGA; from the coding sequence ATGGATATACCCGACTTCGGCATCCCGCCGCAGCTCGCGCGCCGGATGAGCATGGCCGAGCAGCACGAGTACCTGCGTACGAAGCTGACGCGCCGCCGCACGCTGGTGACGGCCGGCTCGCTCGCGGCGGGCGGGCTGCTGACCGGCTGCGGCGGCTCCGGATCGTCGGCCTCGCCGAACGCGACGACCTCGTCGTCCTCGTCCCCGTCGCCCGCCACGTCCGGGCTCCCCGGCTCCGCCGTCACCCCCTTCGGCCGCCATCTGGCCTTCGGCGGCGACCCGAAGACCCAGATGCGGATCTCCTGGCAGGTACCGCTCGCGGTGAGGAAGCCGTACCTCCGGGTGGGTCTGAAGCCGGAGGAGCTGACCCGGAGGATCGAGGCCGAGGTCCGCGCCCTGCACACGCCGGGCGTCGAGGGCGTACGCCTGGAACTGGAGCAGTACTACCTGCACGCGGCGCTGGACGGGCTGCGCCCCGGCACGACGTACTACTACGGCGTCGGGCACGAGGGCTTCGACCCGGCCTCCCCGGAGCGCCGCTCGACGATCGGCAGCTTCCGCACCGCGCCGGCCGCGCCCGGGACGTTCGTGTTCACCGCGTTCGGCGACCAGGGCGTCGGCAAGGCCGCGGCGGCCAACGACAACCTGATCGTCCGCCAGAAGCCCGCCTTCCATCTCCACGCGGGCGACATCTGCTACGCGAACGGCAACGGCAAGGGGGTGGAGTCGGACGGCTACGACCCCGCGTTCTGGGACCTGTTCCTCAAGCAGAACGAGTCGGTGGCCCGGTCCGTGCCGTGGATGGTGACCACCGGCAACCACGACATGGAGGCCTGGTACTCGCCGGACGGCTACGGCGGCCAGCTCGCCCGCTGGTCCCTCCCGGACAACGGCTTCGACCCGCGCTCGTCCCCGGGGGTGTACGCGTTCACCTACGGCAACGTCGGCTTCGTGGCGCTGGACGCGAACGACGTCTCGTACGAGATCCCCGCCAACTTCGGCTACTCCGGCGGCCGGCAGACCGCGTGGCTGGACCGGAAGCTCGGCGAGCTGCGGGCGGCGAAGGGCGTCGACTTCATCGTCGTCTTCTTCCACCACTGCGCCTACTCGACGTCCGCGCACGCCTCCGACGGCGGTGTCCGCGACACCTGGCTGCCGCTGTTCACCAAGCACCAGGTGGATCTGGTGGTCAACGGCCACAACCATGTCTACGAGCGGACCGACGCCGTCAAGGACGGCGAGGTCGGCAGGGCGGTCCCGATCGGCGCGTCGACCGACCCGACCCGGGACGGGATCGTGTACGTCACGGCGGGCGGCGGCGGGCGCGACCTGTACGGCTTCCCGTCGGGCGTGAAGGAGAGCTACGAGGGGCACGTCACCCGCCACGACGCCGTCGAGACCTTCGAGTGGACGAAGTCGCGCAGGTCGAAGGCGGAGACGGTGGAGTGGTCACGGGTGCGCTACCGGGGCTTCTCCCTGCTCTCCGTGGAGGTGGAGAGCGGCGCGCGCCCGGTCCTGAAGGTGTCGGCGCTGGCCCAGGACGGCGAGCGCGTGGACCACTTCGAGGTGCGGCGCGGGGCGTGA